In the Desulfuromonas sp. DDH964 genome, TCGCCGTCGAGTTCGACTACCGCTGCAAGCAGGCCGGGCAGCTCGCCTCGAAGATGCGTTTTCTGGCGGCGCCCTGGATCGGCCTGCTCGAGGAGGGTGCCCTGTTGCGTCATGCCGGCCACGCCAACGCCATGGCGCGGCAACTGGCCGAACGACTGACGGCGATTTCCGGGGTGACGGTGGTGCATCCCTGCCAGGCCAACGCCGTCTTCGTCAGCCTGGACCAGGCGCTGATCGACGGCCTGCGGGAGCGCGGCTGGCAGTTCTACACCTTTATCGGCAGCGGCCAGGCCCGCTTCATGTGCTCCTGGAGTACCTGTGTCGAAGACCTGGATGCTCTCGCCGCCGATCTGCAGGCGTTGGCCGCCGGCTGAGGGGCGGCGCGGCTGGAGGAGGAACAAAGCCGGGGGAGAGCTATAAAGCTCTCCCCCGGCTTTGTTGGCGGCAGGTGGGTTATCCGGCGTCGGTCAGCCGGCCGCGCCCGGCAGCCCCGGTTCGGTGAGCGGCCGCGGATCGAGAAGGCGGGCGAGCTCGTCGGCGTCGAGGTCCCCCGCCGCCAGGACCACTTCCCGGATCGTCTTCTGCTCCTCGCTCGCCTGCTTGGCAAGGGCGGCGGCGCGGTCATAGCCGAGAACCGGGGCGAGGGCGGTCACCATCGCCAGGCTGCGCTCGATAAGCGACTCGCAGCGCTGGCGGTCCGCCTGCAGCCCCTTGACGCAGCGGGCGGCAAAGAGGGTGCTCGCCCGTTCCAGCAGGCTGATCGACTGCAGCAGGTTGTGAGTCATGACCGGCATCATCACGTTGAGCTCGAAGTTGCCCGAGAGACCGGAGAGGCCGATGGCGGCGTCGTTGCCGATGACCTGGGTGCAGACCTGGATAAGGCTCTCGGCCATTACCGGGTTGACCTTGCCGGGCATGATCGAGCTCCCCGGCTGCACCGCCGGCAGCACCAGCTCGCCGAGGCCGCAGCGGGGGCCGCTGGCGAGGAAGCGGATATCGTTGGCGATCTTGAAGAGGGCGGCGGCGGTGCCGCGCAGCGCGCCGCTGGCAGCCACCGCGGCGTCCCGGGCGGCCTGGGCTTCGAAGTGGTTGACCGCTTCGCGAAAGGAGAGGCCGGTAACCTCGGCGAGGCCAGCGATGACGCGGCCGGCAAATTCCGGGTGGGTGTTGATGCCGGTGCCGAGGGCGGTGCCGCCGAGGGGGAGCTCCAAAAGGCCCTCCTGGGCCTCCTCCAGCCGGCGGATGGCGAGGGCGACCTGGCGCGCGTAGCCGGAAAAGATCTGCCCGAGGCGTACCGGGACCGCGTCCTGCAGGTGGGTGCGGCCGATGGTGACGATATCGTCAAAGGCTTCGGCCTTCTCGCCGAGGGCCTCCTGCAGGCTGAAGAGGGCCGGCATCAGGCGCTGGCGGATCTCCACCGCCGCGGCGAGGTGGAGGGCGGTGGGGATGACGTCGTTGCTCGACTGGCCGAGGTTGACATGGTCGTTGGGGTGGATCGCCGGCCCGCCGGAACTGGCGCCGAGAAGCTGGGCGGCGCGGTTGGCGATGACCTCGTTGGCGTTCATGTTGGTGCTGGTGCCGGAGCCGGTCTGGAAGATGTCGACCACGAAGTGGGCGTCGAGGCGCCCTTCGATAACCTCCTCGGCCGCTTCCATGATCGCCATGGCGCGATCGCGGTCGAGCAGGCCCAGTTCGAGGTTGACCCGGGCTGCCCGCTCCTTGATCATCCCCAGGGCGCGCAGGAAGGGGCGCGGGAAGACCAGGCCGGAGACCGGAAAGTTTTCGACGGCGCGGGCGGTCTGGGCGCCGTAGAGGGCATCGACGGGGACCTCCATCGTCCCCATGGAATCGCGTTCAGTGCGGGTAGTGGCCATGCGGATACTCCTTGATTACGGATGGTTGCCGGCGCTGCCGACAGGATGCCTGTGCCAGGAAGGATAGCAACTGCCCCCTTCCTGTCAATCCTTGTAACGGCCGGCCTTTAGCGGTGGTAAAGACTGAACCGGCCCCTTTTTATTATCGCTAATTTTTTCCCCGTAGTTTAGACTCCCAGGCATGAGTACCCAGGCCCTGCTCCTCATCCTCTTCTCGGCGCTGATGCACGCCCTGTGGAACCTGCTGGTCAAGCGCAGCGGGGACAAGACGGTCTTTATCTGGTGGATGTTCCTCGCCTCGGGGAGCCTCTTTACCCTCCTTCTCCCCCTTCTCCCCGGACCGATGCCACGGCCCGACCTGCGCATCCTGCTGCTGGCGGGCGGGGGGGGCGCCTGTTTCGTCGCCTACCATCTCTTCACCGGCCGCGCCTACCGCAGCGGCGATCTTTCCCTCACCTATCCGCTGGCGCAGACGGCGATTCTCTACGTTCCGCTCTGGGGAGTCCTGCTGCTGGGGGAGAAACTGACCCCCCTCGGCAGCGCCGGAATTCTGCTGATCGTCGCCGGCGCCTGGTGCGTGCAATTGCAGCGGCTCTCCTTCGACGAGGCCTTGCGGCCGCTGCGCAATCTGGGGCAGCCGGCCGTTCAGGCGGCCCTCCTCGCCGGTTTTACCTACTCGGTGGGAGCGGTCATCGACAAGACCGGGGTGATGGCGTTTTCCCCGCTCTACTTCACCTACCTGCTGGTGGTCTGGATGTTCCTGCTGATGAGCGCCAATTTGCTGCGCCGCCGTTACCGCGGCCGGGTGCTGGCGGAGTGGCGACTCAGCCGGCCGCTGATCCTCGCCTCGGGCCCGGTGATGATGAGCTCTTTTCTCAGCTTCCGTTACGGCCTCAAACTGGCGCCGATGAGTTACGCGGTGCCGGTGCGCCAGGTCAGCCTTCTCTTCGGTGTCCTGCTCGGCACTCTGCTGCTCGGCGAACGCTATGGCCGCATCCGTTTTTTTGCCGCCGGCCTGATCCTGATCGGGGTTTCCCTGGTGCGTCTGGGGTAGTATAGTGCGAGACCAGAGCGATGGGCGACGAGCGACGAGCGATGGGCGATGGGCGACGAGCGACGAGCGATGGGCGATGGGCGATGGGCGATGGGCGATGAGCTGCGCGGGGTGATTCTATGAAAAGTCTTGCCAATTTTTTCTTCGAAGTCGGGATGCTCAAGCGCACCCCGCGCACCGGATTCCAGTTTCTCGGTTCCGGCGCCCAGTCGGTGGCGGAGCACTCCTTTCGCACCGCGATCATCGGCTACACCCTGGCGCGCATGGACGGGGCGGTCGATGTCGGCCGGGTGGTCCAGCTCTGTCTCTTTCACGATGTGCCGGAGGCGCGGATCGGCGATCTCAACTATGTCGCCAAGAAGTACGTGCAGGCCGACGAGCGCCGCGCCGTCGAGGACCTGGCGCGGACGCTCCCCTTTGGCGACGAGTACCGCGACACCTGGGAGGAATTCGCCGGCGGCGCGAGCCGCGAGGCGCAGCTCGCCCACGATGCCGATCAGCTCGAAATGATCCTTGCCCTCAAGGAGTACAAGGATGTCGGTAATCAGTACGCCGACGAGTGGTATCCCTTTTCGGTGCGGCGCCTGCGCACCGACCTGGCGCGCCGCCTGGCCGAGACGATCTGGATGACCGATTCGAGCCGCTGGTGGTTCGATGACGACAGCGAATGGTGGGTGACGGGAAAGCCGCGGGAGGAGGGCGGGGAATGATCCCTCCCGCTGACCGGCAAGGGGGGCAAGGGAGGGCTTGACGCGGCCTGCAAGAAGTGATAGAAAATCCACCTTTGCGAGACGTTACCGGGCCGATCGGCCCTTACCGGAGCCCCCATGCTCGACCTCAAGTACCTGCGCGACAACCTGGATGACGCCGAACGTCGGCTGACGACCCGCGGCGGCACCCTCGATCTCTCGGGGTTTCGCGGCCTCGACGCCCGCCGCCGTGAACTGCTGAGTGAATCCGAGAATCTCAAGGCGGAGAAGAACCGGGTCTCCCAGCTCATCGGCCAGACCCGGGACAAGAGCCAGGTGCAGGGTGAAATCGTCCGCATGAAGGAGGTTTCGGCCCGGATCAAGACCCTCGACGACGAACTCAAGGGAGTCGAGGCACAACTGGAAGAGTTGTTGCTGACCCTCCCCAACCTTCCCCACGAGGAGTGCCCCGCCGGCAGCGACGAAACCATGAACCGCGAGATCCGGCGCTGGGGTGAACCGCGCCACTTCGACTTCCCGCCCCAGGCCCATTGGGACCTGGGCGAGCAGTTGCAGATTCTCGACTTCGAACGCGCCGGCAAACTCACCGGAGCGCGCTTTTCCCTGGCGCGCGGCGCCGGTGCGCGGCTGGAGCGGGCCCTGATCAACTTCATGCTCGACCGCCACACGGCCGGGGATAAATATATTGAAATTTTGCCCCCCTTCATGGTAAACAGGGAATCCATGACGGGGACCGGGCAGCTCCCCAAGTTTGAAGACGATCTTTTCCACGTTGAAGGTCCGGACTATTTCCTGATCCCGACCGCGGAAGTTCCGGTGACCAACATTCACCGCGGCGAAATTCTCGCCGGATCGCAGCTGCCGATCAGCTATACCGCCTATACGCCCTGCTTCCGCAAGGAGGCCGGCTCCTACGGCAAGGACACCCGCGGTCTGATCCGTCAGCATCAGTTCAACAAGGTCGAGCTGGTCAAGTTTGTCCGGCCCGAAGAGTCCGACGCCGAACTGCAGAAGCTCCTCGCCGATGCCGAGTCGATCCTGCAGGCGCTGGAACTGCCGTACCGGGTCGTGGACCTTTGCACCGGGGATCTTGGCTTCTCCGCCGCCCGGACCTTCGATATCGAGGTCTGGTTGCCGCCCCAAAAGACCTACCGGGAGATCAGCTCCTGTTCCAACTTCCGGGAATTCCAGGCGCGGCGGGCGTCGATTCGTTTCCGTCGCGACGAGGGGAGCCGTCCCGAGTTCGTGCACACGCTCAACGGTTCGGGCCTGGCCGTCGGCCGGACCCTGGTGGCAATCCTTGAGAATTACCAGCAGGCCGATGGCTCGGTGCTGGTGCCCACGGTGCTGCAGCCCTACATGGGCGGGCTGGAGCGGATTTCGGGCTAGGATGGTTGCTGCGGAGGAGTGGCCGAGCGGTTTAAGGCGGCGGTCTTGAAAACCGTTGATCGAAAGATCCGTGGGTTCGAATCCTACCTCCTCCGCCAAATATAGCCGCTCTATCGGGCGTGAGCCGGTGGCAGGAACGCACCACGACAATTTAATAGCAAGTCTGCGGAGAGGTGGCCGAGTCGGTCGAAGGCGCTCGCCTGCTAAGCGAGTGTACGGGCAAAACCTGTACCGAGGGTTCGAATCCCTCCCTCTCCGCCATATTTTATTTCGGTCACCGCCGGTTCCTCTGGCAAGGAAGAATTTTTGATGTCCCGACCGTTTCGCCTGCTGCTCCCCCTCCTGCTGATTCTGGCGCTTCTCCTTTTCGGCTGCAGCCCGCAGGAGGAGCAGCCCGCGAAGCAGGCAAAGACGGCCAAGACGTCGTCGCGGGTGGTGGTCCCCGAATCGGTCCAGGGGAAATGGAAAGCGGTCAAGATTGCCGTGCTCGACAAGGAGACCCAGAAGGAGGTCACCTATACGGTCGATATCGGTGCGGCCTTCAAGGTGGGGGGCGGCAACCTGCAGGTCAAGGTGGAGAACTTCCTGCCGGCTTTCGTGATGGACGGGACGACCATGACCTCCGCGTCCAACCTGACCAGGAATCCTGCCGCCCAGATCGTTATCAACGAGGACGGCAAAGAGTTATACCGGGGCTGGCTCTTCAGCCTCTATCCCGCCACCCACGCTTACCAGCATCCCCGGTACAGTTTTTCCCTGGTCGACTTCGTCCCGGCCAAGGCAAAAAAAGGTTGACAAACGAAGGGATTTGCGCGATAAGGTTCCCTTCCCATGCGCGCCACTAGCTCAGCTGGATAGAGCGTCTGACTACGGATCAGAAGGCCGGGAGTTCGAATCTCTCGTGGCGCGCCATTTTACATCATGCCCGTGAATCTTGCCGACCAACAAGACAGGGGCTTTATGCACGAGGCCCTGGTGGAGGCCGCAGCCGCTCGCCGGCTGGGCGAGGTTCCCATCGGGGCCGTCGTCGTTCAGGATGGGCGGATCATCGCCCGCGGCCACAACCTGCGCGAGACCAGCAACGACCCGACCACCCACGCTGAAATGGTCGCCATCCGCCAGGCCGCCGCCCGGCTCGACTCCTGGCGACTCCTCGACTGCACACTCTATGTCACGCTCGAGCCGTGTGTGATGTGCATGGGGGCGATCATCCTGGCGCGGATACCGCGGCTGGTTTACGGTTGCCGCGACCCGCGGGTCGGCGCCGCCGGTTCGATCTACGATCTTTCCAGCGACGAGCGCTTCAACCATCGGGTCAGTGTCACCGAGGGGGTGCTCGGCGCGGAGTGCAGCGCGACCCTCAGCGAGTTCTTTCGCGAGCTGCGGGAAAAAAAACGCAAACCGGCGATGCCGGATTGATGCAAAGACAACGACTGTGCGGGTTCACTCTTGCGGAGGGGTGTCCGAGAGGTCGAAGGTGACAGACTCGAAATCTGTTGTACCGCAAGGTACCGTGGGTTCGAATCCCACCCCCTCCGCCATAACAAAATCAAGGGCTTAGCCGTTCCTGGCTAGGCCCTTGATTTTGTTATGGCGGGCATCTTTTTGATTTTGGAGGTGATTTCTTGAAAGCCACTTAAATGTAATTTATAGTGCGCGTATTGCGAACCAGGAAATACAATGACGTACCAGTATGAGCAATTGGAAACAAGCCTTGCGTCTGCTCAATGGCCGTCTGGATATAGCGGGCGCCCCGACTTTCAACTTGGTTGTTTGCGGTGGGACAGCCTTGGTGGCCACCGAGATGGTCATGCGTGCCACCCGAGATGGCGATGTCGTCGCGCTGGCAGATGATGAAGGGAAGCTGATTGATCCTGCGCCCCTGCCGGGCGCCTTGGCTCTGGCGGCAAGTGAGGTGGCGGAGGACCTGGGGGTACCGAAGGATTGGTGGAACAATGGTCCCAGCAGCGGAGAGGGAGGGCTTTTCCGTCTCGGTCTCCCGCATGGGTTTGCAGATCGCTTGACCTGGAAGAAGTTCGGAGACAAGTTGACGGTTGCCTTCATTGACCAGATCTATTTCAAGCTATATGCCGCCGTTAATCAATTTGGCAGTTATCATGCGACCGACCTCCAGTTAAAATGCGAAACCTCTCCCAGCCCTTCCCGAGTGAGGGCATCCCTGCGCTGCTATTGAGATTGTGTGCCCTGCTGGGAGTGAATCTGCGTTGTGAGATTCTCTGTCTGCTCGGCTCTGTCGACGAGATCCACCCCTCACTGATAGCCAAACTGATTGGCCAGAATCCCCGCTCGACCCAGAATGTGTTGGTGGAAATGGTTCGTTCCGGAGTGGTGCAAGTGCGGACCAGCTCCCGGGAAAAGATCTATTCCCTATCCCCAGGGTGCTCGACCGGTTGTAATTGAACCGATCCTGTTCCAATTTCTGGCCTCGGCATATCGACAGCAGAAATGAAACTCCGCCCTCTGTCGGCCAATTAGGAAATGAGCGTTACGGTTGCGGCGATCCAGTTTCGCAATCAGCAGCGTAGCTTTTCTTGCTTGGCATTACTCAAGAGCCGCGTTGAGCCTAGGCCGGTCAGAGTTCTTCCCGCTTTCTACTTCGATGAACTCTTTGAGCAGGACACTGTCTCTCCCGTGCGAAAGAAGACATCGCCATTGGCCAGATCATCCCCTTAGTGTAGAAAGAAACCCCCAGCGTCGCTGCGCTCCGACGGGTGGATGTTTTGCCTCGGAACTGCTGGATTATTTCGTCGGAATAAGCATTTGGGTTATAGGACCGTTGTATTATGGAAACAGGATCTCCGATGGGCTAGAATTTCACGCCCTCCTTTCGGCCTTGCCCAGCGCCCTCCCGGCAAGCACCAAAGCAGCTAGCAGAGATACTAGATTACGGCAGTCGGATGGGCGCTGGTCGAGCAGTATGGTTGAGACGCAATCATGAAGAAACCAAAGAGAAAAAGGACTGCAGCCGAAAAGGCCGCGAGAAGGCGGCGGCGGGAGGAGTACATGACCATCTTCATTGGCGGGAAGCAGAAACGCGTCAAGCGGCCGCCCACCGTCGATGGCATGGATGTCGATGAGTTCATCCGCAGGAATGCCGACCCCGTATGGCTGCATCAGAATGAGATGTGGGAGGTGCTCCACGAGCGCGAAATGGCCGAAGAGATTGGGGCGCCCGAAGCCTTCGAGAATGTGGATCCGGATGACATTCCGTTCTGATGTCGTCCGCCAGTGAAAAAGAAAAAAGGAAGTGTAGAATGACCAAAACCGGACGCAATGAATCCTGCCCCTGCGGCAGCGGCAAAAAATACAAGAAATGCTGCCTGGACAAGGATGAAGCCGTCAGGCGCGACGAGCGAGAGGCGCTTGGATCTGTTCCTATGGCACCCGATGATGATTTACAGGTCGAGCCCGAAGAGGAGGCCGTCGATCCCTATATGGCCAAGCTTTATGCCCGGTTTGAAGCGGCCGGTTTTGATGAGCGCCTCACCATGCTCCGCGAGGTGCTGCACGAGCAGCAAGGCATTGAGGATGATGTGTTCGATCTTGTCGCGCTGCTGCAGCAATCGGCCACCGGCGAGGAGTCGCGCCCGGAGGTTAACCGCTGTCTCGGCGCGTTGCGTCGGCAGCGCGCCGACTGTTGGGAACAGAATATGGGTTATTTCGTCAACTATTTTCTGATCAACGCCTTGGCCCTGAACGACACCAGCGAAATCGGTGAATATTTTCTGCAGGCATCCCGGCAGCCCGACCGGCACATCGATGTCTACTGCAGCACCATCGATCTGCTCGCCTATCATGGTCAGCACAAGGTTTTGACCGAGGGGCTGCGCTTGGCCTTGCCTTTGGTCGAGAAGGCCGAGGGTTTGATGTCCTGGGTTGCGGGGGATATTGCCTCGCGGCTGATCGATTGCGAGGTCCTGGCCTGGGTGGAAGCTGGTGCGACCGAGGCGGATTTCAACGCTCTACGGTTGGTCGTGGAGGAGATCCTGCCGGAGATCGATGTCGAGAACCTGCGGACTTATGCCGAGCACCTGGCCGGGCGGCGGAGGGTCTCGGCGGAGGCCCTGCTGGATGAGAAGAATTGTCTCGATCTTGAGCGGCTCTCCTTTCTGACGGCCTCTTTTACCGGCTACCTGAACCGGGTGCATGGTGTTCCCTGGATCACCGGTCTGCTGGCCGGGCGGGAAATCTACCATTACCTATCCAGACGGGAGGCCGGCGAGTTGAAGGCCCCCAAACGTTCTCGCTTTGGCGGGAGGTTTAGGGGCCCGAAACCGCCAACGAAGGGGACGGCACACCCTCTATGTCCTGACCCGGACACCCTGGACCGCTTTATTGCAAACCAGTTGCACCTGTTTTGCAACGCGTACCATGCTGTTGCCGTTTTGGCGCAGCATCTGCCGGCCTGGAACGATTTTCTCGAAGAGCGGGAAGTGGAAGAGTTGGACAAGTCCCGCGGGGGATTGCGGCCCCTGGCTACTTTGATCGAGACGCTGGTCCGGGTCCTTGAAAAGGGTTCAGGCGATCCCGCACTGGCACCTGCGGTGCGGCAAGCGTGGGCAGGGATCGTTTGAGCAGGGTATTCGAAGCCCTCGCCGAAGGGGAGATTCGTTCGCGTGTCCTACGACACCTTCGAAGAAGCCTTTCTGTTTGTTGGCAGCGCTCCATCTTTTGAGCAACATGAAGCAATTTCAGATGAGGTTTTATGAGCATTATCGGTCGCAACGAGCCTTGTCCCTGCGGCAGTGGCAAAAAATACAAGAAATGCTGCCTGGACAAGGACGGGCAGTTCGCCGCCCGGCAGCGCGAGCAGATGAGTGCGACGCCCCGGGCGCTGGACTGGCTGGAGCAACACTATCCGGAAGAGATTGCCGAAGCGGTACGGATTGACTATTTCGGAGACCCGGAGCAGGTGAATTTGCACGCCTTGAGCGCACTGTCGCCGCATTTTCAGGAGATGCTGCAGGTCAACATCGGCGAGTGGACGTTGGCCGATGCTCGGATCGAGGTCAAGGGAAAGAGGGTGCCGGTACGCGAGCTGCTGCTCGGTCCCGGCGGTCCGCTCCTCCCCGCGGCCGGCAAGGATTGGCTGCGGCGGCTGGGCGAACGGCGTCTGAGTCTCTACGAGGTGCGGGAGGCGAAGGCGGGAGAAGGGCTGCTGCTGGTCGATCTGCTGCTCCCGGATGAGCCGGCGGTCTGGGTCGATGAGCGCGGGGCGTCCCGATCCCTGGTGCGCTGGGACGTGTTTGGCGCGCGGCTGGTGCGACAGGAGAGCGGTTGGGTCCTCTCCGGGGCGGCCTATCCCTTTGTCCGCGCTGAGGGGCTGACCTGCAGGGATAAAATTCTGCGGGAGATGGCGGGGGAGGATCGGGATTCGGAAACCGCCCGCGAAGTGGTCGGCGGGCTGATCACTCTCCACTGGCTCGACTCCCTGACCACGGAGCGGCC is a window encoding:
- a CDS encoding class II fumarate hydratase, with the protein product MATTRTERDSMGTMEVPVDALYGAQTARAVENFPVSGLVFPRPFLRALGMIKERAARVNLELGLLDRDRAMAIMEAAEEVIEGRLDAHFVVDIFQTGSGTSTNMNANEVIANRAAQLLGASSGGPAIHPNDHVNLGQSSNDVIPTALHLAAAVEIRQRLMPALFSLQEALGEKAEAFDDIVTIGRTHLQDAVPVRLGQIFSGYARQVALAIRRLEEAQEGLLELPLGGTALGTGINTHPEFAGRVIAGLAEVTGLSFREAVNHFEAQAARDAAVAASGALRGTAAALFKIANDIRFLASGPRCGLGELVLPAVQPGSSIMPGKVNPVMAESLIQVCTQVIGNDAAIGLSGLSGNFELNVMMPVMTHNLLQSISLLERASTLFAARCVKGLQADRQRCESLIERSLAMVTALAPVLGYDRAAALAKQASEEQKTIREVVLAAGDLDADELARLLDPRPLTEPGLPGAAG
- a CDS encoding EamA family transporter; the encoded protein is MSTQALLLILFSALMHALWNLLVKRSGDKTVFIWWMFLASGSLFTLLLPLLPGPMPRPDLRILLLAGGGGACFVAYHLFTGRAYRSGDLSLTYPLAQTAILYVPLWGVLLLGEKLTPLGSAGILLIVAGAWCVQLQRLSFDEALRPLRNLGQPAVQAALLAGFTYSVGAVIDKTGVMAFSPLYFTYLLVVWMFLLMSANLLRRRYRGRVLAEWRLSRPLILASGPVMMSSFLSFRYGLKLAPMSYAVPVRQVSLLFGVLLGTLLLGERYGRIRFFAAGLILIGVSLVRLG
- a CDS encoding HD domain-containing protein — its product is MKSLANFFFEVGMLKRTPRTGFQFLGSGAQSVAEHSFRTAIIGYTLARMDGAVDVGRVVQLCLFHDVPEARIGDLNYVAKKYVQADERRAVEDLARTLPFGDEYRDTWEEFAGGASREAQLAHDADQLEMILALKEYKDVGNQYADEWYPFSVRRLRTDLARRLAETIWMTDSSRWWFDDDSEWWVTGKPREEGGE
- the serS gene encoding serine--tRNA ligase, whose amino-acid sequence is MLDLKYLRDNLDDAERRLTTRGGTLDLSGFRGLDARRRELLSESENLKAEKNRVSQLIGQTRDKSQVQGEIVRMKEVSARIKTLDDELKGVEAQLEELLLTLPNLPHEECPAGSDETMNREIRRWGEPRHFDFPPQAHWDLGEQLQILDFERAGKLTGARFSLARGAGARLERALINFMLDRHTAGDKYIEILPPFMVNRESMTGTGQLPKFEDDLFHVEGPDYFLIPTAEVPVTNIHRGEILAGSQLPISYTAYTPCFRKEAGSYGKDTRGLIRQHQFNKVELVKFVRPEESDAELQKLLADAESILQALELPYRVVDLCTGDLGFSAARTFDIEVWLPPQKTYREISSCSNFREFQARRASIRFRRDEGSRPEFVHTLNGSGLAVGRTLVAILENYQQADGSVLVPTVLQPYMGGLERISG
- a CDS encoding DUF2155 domain-containing protein, which translates into the protein MSRPFRLLLPLLLILALLLFGCSPQEEQPAKQAKTAKTSSRVVVPESVQGKWKAVKIAVLDKETQKEVTYTVDIGAAFKVGGGNLQVKVENFLPAFVMDGTTMTSASNLTRNPAAQIVINEDGKELYRGWLFSLYPATHAYQHPRYSFSLVDFVPAKAKKG
- the tadA gene encoding tRNA adenosine(34) deaminase TadA translates to MPVNLADQQDRGFMHEALVEAAAARRLGEVPIGAVVVQDGRIIARGHNLRETSNDPTTHAEMVAIRQAAARLDSWRLLDCTLYVTLEPCVMCMGAIILARIPRLVYGCRDPRVGAAGSIYDLSSDERFNHRVSVTEGVLGAECSATLSEFFRELREKKRKPAMPD
- a CDS encoding SEC-C metal-binding domain-containing protein — translated: MTKTGRNESCPCGSGKKYKKCCLDKDEAVRRDEREALGSVPMAPDDDLQVEPEEEAVDPYMAKLYARFEAAGFDERLTMLREVLHEQQGIEDDVFDLVALLQQSATGEESRPEVNRCLGALRRQRADCWEQNMGYFVNYFLINALALNDTSEIGEYFLQASRQPDRHIDVYCSTIDLLAYHGQHKVLTEGLRLALPLVEKAEGLMSWVAGDIASRLIDCEVLAWVEAGATEADFNALRLVVEEILPEIDVENLRTYAEHLAGRRRVSAEALLDEKNCLDLERLSFLTASFTGYLNRVHGVPWITGLLAGREIYHYLSRREAGELKAPKRSRFGGRFRGPKPPTKGTAHPLCPDPDTLDRFIANQLHLFCNAYHAVAVLAQHLPAWNDFLEEREVEELDKSRGGLRPLATLIETLVRVLEKGSGDPALAPAVRQAWAGIV
- a CDS encoding SEC-C metal-binding domain-containing protein gives rise to the protein MSIIGRNEPCPCGSGKKYKKCCLDKDGQFAARQREQMSATPRALDWLEQHYPEEIAEAVRIDYFGDPEQVNLHALSALSPHFQEMLQVNIGEWTLADARIEVKGKRVPVRELLLGPGGPLLPAAGKDWLRRLGERRLSLYEVREAKAGEGLLLVDLLLPDEPAVWVDERGASRSLVRWDVFGARLVRQESGWVLSGAAYPFVRAEGLTCRDKILREMAGEDRDSETAREVVGGLITLHWLDSLTTERPLPQVVDASTGEPILATTDRYVVKDRAALTAALAAQPDVEGGAAEGWTRFTELDDERRRARASLTLAKPETLTVFCRTLKLADEARAWLERIAGNALRHQSREVVDPRSPKAMAAASERPQPQIPPEAMTAMVHDYLRKFYANWTEEKIPALGDKTPRQAIRSAKGRQAVIELLKSYELQEARRVRDQRGEPFDFGFLWERLGLKRDAD